One genomic region from Polyangium spumosum encodes:
- a CDS encoding KGG domain-containing protein — protein sequence MPERKDEPGKGQMTVEEAGRKGGHIGGEHTRDKYGPEFYSEIGHKGGQRVRELIEEGKQSEGEGGQGQKR from the coding sequence ATGCCAGAGCGCAAAGACGAACCGGGCAAAGGTCAGATGACCGTCGAGGAGGCAGGCCGGAAAGGCGGCCACATCGGCGGCGAACACACCCGGGACAAGTATGGCCCCGAGTTCTACTCCGAAATCGGCCACAAGGGCGGCCAGCGCGTCCGCGAGCTCATCGAGGAAGGCAAGCAGAGCGAAGGCGAGGGCGGCCAGGGCCAGAAACGGTAG